The Salvia miltiorrhiza cultivar Shanhuang (shh) chromosome 2, IMPLAD_Smil_shh, whole genome shotgun sequence DNA window GTGGcaaagtaaatggggttattgAAATAAGAGCATACAGAGGATTGTAAAGCAATATTCATCAAGAAGGGTGATCTTCTTGTGATGAATGGGAAGTGTTCAGTTCACAGAAATCCAGTTCTATGATGGCTACAGATAAATGCACCTTAAACATACAAAGACCTTTTAATGTTGGCACCTATATTGCTTAGTTCTTAACGTTAACATATCATGAATCAACTATTAGTAGCCAAATCCCATGAACGTTTCCTGCACTGTGCAAATAAAAAAAACCTACTTGTAgatagtaattagttcccccaCCAGTAAAGTTGTTATATCACACTGGAACAAGTAAAGAGTTGTAAATGTGGCTTGGCGGTAGATGGGGACTGGCACCGACTTAGGGAGAGCTCTGCAACAGCGACAAGTACGGAAGTACCTTTTTATAAAGTTATACTACAGCAGTTGAGACAGACTTGACAAACCAACTCTTTCAGTAGCAAATTCATTATAGATTGTTTACAGCTCATATGACCTAAAATGCAGCCCTAATTGTAAACTGCTAAAATTATGCAGGACCAGAGCACGAAGTGAGAGGTTGTCTGGATGCCCAGAATTACCAGATGGAAATCCTAACCTTAATTTTCCAACATAAGCTTTACTTCCTTGAGATAAATCATCAGGATCTAAAGATATAATGTATTCGGTGCGCGCCCCATTTTTGTATCTTCGTGCTGCCAAGAGAAACTTCCCTTTGTCTGTGAATGCTGTCACGGAAATAAAAATAGAACTATCAGCTTTTAACTGTAAAAGGCACAAAGAGTTTGGAGAAATGACTGGACACAAGAAGCTGAGGAGATGTTGACATGATTCCTGCTGTAATGGGACATATTATGACCAATTTGCACACTTAGTTGTAAGCCTACAGAAAAGCATCTAGTGCCATATCCATGTCTCCTAAGATTTTAGAATTAAATTACTCTTTATCCAAATAATTAATTGACAAGCATTATATATTCAGCTCATTCATCCCAATGAGCCAACGATTAAACCCCAGGCAAAAGATGACCTTAATTACAGGGGTGATTTTACAAGCTCTTCAAACATCTTAAAAGTTGTTTGAGTTGCGAGCTTATAACATGTTGGGAAGTGTTTGGTAAGATTTTCAATAATACATTTCCAAAATCATCTTTAATTATTCTAAAGActttttcaaagaaaaaaaaagtgacaTAATAGTAAACTTTTCCTATATTGAATTATATTCTAAACTTTCTTAAATTTGGACATTTAATTAGCAAACTCAACATGTTCAAAGTTCCTAATCTTATTTATCCACACActaaaacaaatattaacacCTCTTAAACTGTAAACACCTTAATATGAACTCACAAGATCTGTTAATTAAGCTTAGCCAGACACCCTCTGACTCTACTATAGCAAAAGAATTGCTTTGAATCAGGAACGGACCATGAAGAAAAGTTAATGGCTGAAATACTTTTCAGCACAATAACCAGTCTCCGTTAGTGAGACGAGATAATTCAAGGGGCCAAGACATGACACTTTCTCACAACACATATATCAACTTAGTTGTACCAGATCACCTAGTAATTGAGTTACAGTAACAGTCTAGGGACTTCTGTTTCTCTTAAAAGCCCATCTTTTCCCTAAAACAGATCTATAAGTTCGACATCATCTTCCAGTGAATTGCAATACTGCAATCTGATGGTCTCACGATTGAAAATTAGTTCTCTTCATGATAGTTGATACTATGAGTAATGGAACCAGAAGTATATGGTACAACTGAAATTTCCAACACTCAGACACAAAGCTAGGTGCTTTATATTTTCTGGTATCATAATTTCCAAGCCCGGCTTTGATGCATGCTATGCCTGTGTGTGACTTAATAAACCCATGCACAATTTGTCAATTTGATATACAATAACGCATTTGAAACACATAAAATGAAATTTAAGTAGCTGGTAGGAGATATCAAAGAATGACAACAAGAAGCCAATGCAGAACTAGTCTCAACTGTAGTCAATTctacatatactcaagtttgACTAATAAAAAAGCACTAAATATTAAGTAGAGAGACTGGCATTATTGCTGACCAGCCAATGCTGACTTAGAAATTTCACAATGGTCCCTCTCAGACCAACTCTTCAGATTAATTAGACGATAAAATTTTCTTTAGCCcacaccctccccccaaacccAACCTTGAGCCCTCAAAGCATAGACCCGGTCAGAGCAATACAACCGGAAAGGTTATTTTCCAATCAATATGTAAAATAAGTATTTCGTgcttcaaaaaacaaaaacaaaaaagcaaTCATGGTTCAGCATAATAATCAGTTGGCAGATATCTTTAAGACTTCAAAGTTCAGAAGCAGGTTCACTAACATGGTGTGAGAGCCAGATAGAGGTAAAATGTTGCATTCTTCTTGTCACGTTTTATGAGACATTGGAGTGGAGCATCCCGAGGCCCTGGCtgcaaaaatataatatcaGATTTCCAGAAAAGGAATTATAACCACATtcattagtaaaaataatatcaAAATAGTAAAAAGCTATAGTATTCTCCAAGATCTTTTTCACACTCTTtcagggtaaatatcatatacCCCATGAAACATGCccaaaattaaacaaaacaCAGAACTTGAATTTAGCCACAATTCTTTTTGAAACAACTACTGGATCTTAATTGGTAGTTTCCATTGCAAGTTTGCAACAATACCCTAATCGTCCACACGAACTATGAACGAAACCATGAGATGATCAACACAATCTAAATAATTCCCAAATTTACatcaacaataaataaataagataaaattAGTGATGTGTATGCACACATATATACAAATAACACCAAAATCTGTAAATATGGACCTTTTTTAGGGAAGACGGAAAGGTGATTTTGCCGAGCTGACGGAGGGAGGCGATCTCGACGGCCTCAGCTGTGGCATCTCTCCACCGCTTGCAGACGCAGCCGCATGCGACGACGTTTTGGCGCTGCGGCCATTGATTCTCGCTCGATTCCACTCTTTGTATTATTTCGGCCAGAAGCTCCGGAAGCATCCCCGCCCACGACCCCGATTCGGATTCCCCAGATGATACGACGGcgccgcgctgctgctgctgttggtGTTGCTGTTGCTGCCGCTGCTGATTTTCTCCCCTTTTGTCTCCCTCATCTCGCTGATTATCAATATTACTGCTGATGGATGTGATTTCTGCGGATTTAGATTCTTTGTAGGATTTCGAGAGTGAGAATGAACGATGAATGATTTTCCGCGAGAGATAAGATCGCCTGAGTGACATGTCGATtccgaagagagagagagagagagagaaacagagattcttagagagagagagaggaaaaatCAACGGAGTGAAGAAGGAAGAGAGAGAATAAGACGGATAAATAGGGTAATAGAACTACCTCGCTGTCACATAACTGACCAATAGAAGGAAGTAAGAGGTTTTTTTAATATGAAAGGTGAGACAGGTGTGATCTTATAAGTGGGCCGTGTATTAGAGTCCCTAACAGTAGTGTGGGGGAATAGGTGGTTGTATATGTGAAAGTGGTTTGTTTTTGACCGATGACTATGACCCCGTCATGGCGTCGTTTTCctcttatatttatttaaataatttttattttattttaatactaaCACTAGAAAAGAAAAGTAAGCGGCCGAACCGAACCGGGCTTTTACATTGTACACAAGCTTCGGCAGATGCATGTGAATATGATTAGCTTTTATTTTGATTCGGCAACtttttcatgataaaataattactaCAAACTTAGAGATGTAGTATTTATTTCTTATAGTACTATTACTtatgtaaatttatatattatattatgggttaattgcatgtaatatcatgaacttaacgcgaaatccaaatttagcacgaaCTTAAAAAGTTCCAATTAATATCACTACCTATGCCCCGTATCCAATTTTAGCACCGTTTTGTTTTCCGATAGAACcacgtggcaatgacgtgtcttccggtagacacgtcattgccacgtactccgaagagagagagagagaggggggctAAAATCGGCGGGTTTGCAGAGGGCGGCGCGACGACCCcgaccccccctccccccacctcAGCCTACCAGAATGATGAGGGTGGCGGCGTCGCGAGGAGGGGAGTCGCCGAGAAGGGGAATCGCGCGAAGGGGAATCGtgcagagggcggcggcggcgcgactGAAAATTCTGGAATTGGGGGTAGGGTttgaaaattctgaaaattcTGGAATTGGCGGCACACGTCGCCGGAAtcgcgaggaggaggtgagaggtGGAGGCGGTGGCACTCGTCGCCGGAAtcgcgaggaggaggtgagaggcatgggcggtggaagaggaggaggtgagggtggaggcggcggcactCGTTGCCGGAAtcgcgaggaggaggtgagaggcgtgggcggtggaagaggaggaggtgagaggcgtgggcggtggaagaggaggaggtgagggtggaggcggcggcactcgtcgccggaatcgcgaggaggaggtgagaggcgtgggctgtggaagaggaggaggtgagggtgAAGGcggcggaagagagagagagagagagagcttggcTCGCCGGTCGGAAGCTTGTACCGGCAAGCCACGTAGGATCGAAGCATGTGCCGACAAACCACGTCAAAAAACGGTGCTAAAATTGGACACGGGGCATAGGTAGTGATATTAATTGGAAGTTTTTAAGTTTGTGCTAAATTTGGAATTTCGcgttaagttcatgatattacatgcaattaacccttatattATTGTCTAACGCGTATTagttatataaatttatatgttatATTATTATCTAACgtgtatataaaaatatatgcatATGGATTAAGTTAAATGAACTATCTAAACTTATAGCCAACTTGGGGTATGATAGTCTATTCTGACTACTACAAAAAAATAGGTCAAACCAAATTTATGTGGGTAAGTCATGGCTGTGTATTTGTTAGCGAGCTTGGTCTATTGATTTAAGACCGGAACAAAGAGTCGTTCAAACTTGAAAGTagactttttttatatataaaaaattatacttaatttattCGCTATTAAATGAAGCTTGGGTATTTTTAAGATGAGTTAATTGGAATACATTAACCTTGCTTTGATTGTGGTTTTACACACAGATTTTTCACTTTTGTTTACATAATGTAAGTTGTTTGTAACTTTATCTTGATCTCACTTTTCAATGATGTTTGAAGTTAACTTGGCAATTGAGATCGTCAGAGTGGATATATCGCCCTATGTGCAAAATAGTGCAATTTTACTTTGTGCAATTAAAGATGTCGTTTTACATTTTTGAAGTCATGCAATTAATTTTCACAATCAGCTTCAGTATTATTGGAAAATGAAAGCAAGTGAAAATTACAAAGAATATAAATAATGTGTATTTAGAATAATATTGGGGCAAAATTCGTATATCTTTGACTAGTTAGCTCTTTTAAGATTTAGAGAACAAATTATCAAAATGGTAAAGATTTTCCTTCTATAATTTTCCAGGTCTGATTTTATTTTCATACTATGGACGTGCAAGTTCAACGCTTCTAAAATTTTCGATTGTGGTATCATCATTTTATAATTTGTGTACATGTGTTAGCAAATATACATTTATCCTAATTTGAACCTaagaataaaattttggcttgaAATTTGAAACGAGGAACAAAACaagataaattaataaagaaataaatagttAGATCACATAACACATGCTTCATTATTGCATTATTCATATATGATCCAAACTTGTTAGGTTTATATAGTTGTTACTAATAAAAGAAGGACCACATGGGATATGTTATCGACTAACGTGGTAAGTAGAGATTTGAAATGACGAAATTATTCATCGAGATAGAGCAAAGCAGACTGGGATATGTTTGTTggaaatccttgacatcatGTAATGATACGTAGCGGAAATAACAGTCAATGataagatctagatttacaattgaatcatgtgtagagattacaaacacacaacaacaacagttagaataacttacttgttgtgtagCAAACAATCCTGTAGCAATTCTTCTTCTAGTAATCCTGcagttgaatccactactatggtatccacgcatattgcagattcgatgcaggaacaattcccgaTGCACAATTCAATCTTCGAAAGTTAGGAAATCTCCGAATTGAATTCTATAGTGCTCTAAGTGTTTTCTCTCTTGTAATTTTACGTATCTCACGTGTGTTCATCTCAcagacaaaagaaatatattcctTATTCTTATAGGAATAAGACATGCCTGTAAACCCTAGGTTAAACAGGCCGAGCTTTTCTTTtgtctccaattaattaatccaatagtcaaactatttactaattaattaaagcttattagaatatatcaaatatatcctaatctagtccatatatctttcaatctcccacttggactagcattagattaaacaccaagcactatctttgcacccttgagcgaatcaacaatacacataaagtgtgacccaataggcctccattatcgtcgataatcaaattaaagtctacacaaaactcctagactgcgttgtgtagcgaactcgatatatgaagaacgtttacgtggattcTGTAAACAAAACCATTATGCGAAGATATAGTAACATCCTttcattcacgaaccactcgatAGAGCCTAGAATTTGTCATTGTGTCTTTCTAATAGCTCTATCaatttatctcatctttattaaatgacTCATATCGATCATGTTCAACCTTTTAAAGTTCGAACATATCAACTGCACTGGCCAGTGACTTAACGGTCAAGTAATATAGAGAAACTGAGTGTTTTTCTCGAAATGTAAATCGAGGAATGAATCCCATCTTGGCACAACTACCACCTTCCCTTATATCCCGGTAtacccaacacaagccgtatCTACCCCTTTGGTTGGATTGCaagcattgtacttggtcaaagTATACCATTCAATAAGTAAGATAAGCATTgccctcaagtcaaaggactgtCACAATCTCCACACCCCAATAATCATAGACACCAAAACAAATGATATATTGGTAGGGTATGCCAATACTCTCTAAAGTATCCATGTATCTATCACGAGTATCTAATATCTCATAGTCGTGAGAACAACTACATTCTCTAAGAATGTGATACAGATCGCATGCCAACTTATAACATATCATCAATATCCCAATCTTGATGATCCTTAGTTGGGGTGCTTTAAGAGTTATACTCTATTGCTAACCTCCCACTAAATTAGCAACTGTATTAACTCATGGGAACATTTAATTGAATGAAAACAAATAATCAAAGTAATCAATCAAATAAATGCATAATGCCATTAGTGACATCAAATGTcataaatgtgataaagtaatAAGTCTCAACACAGATTATTTCTAGACATATTACTTTTACTCCCACTGACTAAAGCCAATCTCGAAGATATCCAATGCCTAAACACTCAAAGTGTTTGTTATGATTCACAATGCATAACAATCGGTCAAAAGGATTAGCTATGTCCTCTTATGTGGGAACTTGTTCTAACATAATCTCTGGTTTCTAATATCTCTTAAAATCTACCAACGATGCTAAGCACACAAACTACACCTTGTGTAGTGAAGATCATGACATTCATGACCATCCTATTGCCCTAGCGTTAGGATCATCCTTTGTGCATTAAATCTCATTGTCATTAGAAGGACAATCCTTTCTTGACAAATAGATGACATATTCCATCGGTAGATGTCCTTTCGAACTTCTTCATGGAGTATCGCCTTAGCACCTTGTCTATGTAAGTGGATTTTGATAGCCTAACGATCTATTAGCTCAAAACTCAATAGATCTTGATCCCAAGGATATAATAGGCTTTACTCAAATCCTTCACCATTAAGGAAATTTACAACTAGTCTTTCATGGATTACATCATGagtacaataattttcattttcaatatgtcatacataaatgatgatgaaaattgtgTTCTCATTCTTGTGTTTCCTATAAACACAATACTTTCTTTACTTTTGAccaaaatcaaacgatttgatTTCTTTGTCAAAATATTTGTTCCATATTCTAGAAGCTTGTTTTAGTTCATAACAATAAGTAAAATCTCAATGGACTTGACTTTTGCAATTGGCGAAAAGATTTCATCATAATCAATGCTCTCGCACTGACTATAATCTTTTGCCACTAACATTGCCTTGCAGGTTTGCGCATTATCATTAGCATCAATTAGGTATTACCCCAAATGATATCTTATTTATGGTCTAACTGGTCCATTCAGATTTTATGGCTTCttgccacttctaagaatctATGACTATCATAGTTTCGTATAAATTCTAAGATCATTACCAGTTTCAAATTCTTTCTCGTATTGATCTTAGACCAATAGATTAATTCTTTGACTGGTTTACGTTCTCTAGAACTTATACGACGTTGCATTTGTGCAGGCTCTTCGTTATTCTGAACTTGAGGAAGTTGGTTCGCTATATCATGATGAAGAATCTTCGACATCCAATATCATATCTCCCCCCGTATTGAAGAATCTTACATTTCTGCAAAATCTTCAATACTAGTCTTATTGGATGTAGATGACGTTTTAAGTAGTGCATCAATACCAATGAGATCATGAACAGCTCCCACTAAATCCTTGTTTAGACCATCTAACAAGTTTTCTTCCTCCATGTTGACTTTGTGGCTCTCAAATCTTATTAAGATCTAAGTCATAACGATCTTGTTCCCTATAGACCAAGTCTTTTCAAGAAACATCGCAATCCTAAAACTGAGAACTTATATTTTCCAAGAAAATAATAGTATTCTCGTGTTTTCTTCGGATGTCCCACAACGCAACACTTCTCACTTTTGATTCCAACTAATCAGTGAGCATTTTCTCTACATATGTAGTGTAACCCAAGGTTCACATATGTGTAAAACTATGcttctttcaataccacaatcATATGATATTTACTCAACTAATTCAAGTGGAACTTGGTTCAGAATATAAGCAATAATAAACAAGGCATGGTCCCAAAGATGCACCGGAAGTTTTGAGAAGTTCATTATGGATCGAACCATATCTAATAAAGTTCGATTTCTCCTTTCGGATACCCAACTCAAATGAGGTATCCCTAAAGGAGTCCATTGTGGATGGATTCCATATGACTTCAAGCAATCGACGAACTCATGGCTTAAGTATTTATTTCTCGATCTAATCGTAGAGATTAAATACTTTTCCAAGTTGTTTCTCGACTCCTAACTTAAACT harbors:
- the LOC131012081 gene encoding tubby-like F-box protein 7; translated protein: MSLRRSYLSRKIIHRSFSLSKSYKESKSAEITSISSNIDNQRDEGDKRGENQQRQQQQHQQQQQRGAVVSSGESESGSWAGMLPELLAEIIQRVESSENQWPQRQNVVACGCVCKRWRDATAEAVEIASLRQLGKITFPSSLKKPGPRDAPLQCLIKRDKKNATFYLYLALTPSFTDKGKFLLAARRYKNGARTEYIISLDPDDLSQGSKAYVGKLRSDFLGTNFTVYDSQPPHSGAKPSNSKSGRRVACKQISPQVPAGNFEVGQVSYKFNLLKSRGPRRMVCSLTCPVLGEQSCDTTHKDHLKMKQPECSAPGHTILKNKAPRWHEHLECWCLNFHGRVTVASVKNFQLVATVDQSQPGGRGDEETVLLQFGKVGDDTFTMDYRQPLSAFQAFAICLTSFGTKLACE